The proteins below come from a single Serratia ficaria genomic window:
- the ettA gene encoding energy-dependent translational throttle protein EttA, which produces MAQYVYTMHRVGKVVPPKRHILKNISLSFFPGAKIGVLGLNGAGKSTLLRIMAGIDTDIEGEARPQPGLKIGYLPQEPQLNLEHTVRESVEEALAEVVGALKRLDEVYALYAEEGADFDKLAAEQGRLEEIIQAHDGHNLNAQLERAADALRLPEWDARIANLSGGERRRVALCRLLLEKPDMLLLDEPTNHLDAESVAWLERFLHDFEGTVVAITHDRYFLDNVAGWILELDRGEGIPWEGNYSSWLEQKDARLAQEASAEAARRKSIEKELEWVRQGAKGRQSKGKARLARFEELNSTEYQKRNETNELFIPPGARLGDKVVEVSNLRKSYGDRVLIDDLSFSVPKGAIVGIIGPNGAGKSTLFRMMSGQEQPDSGSIVLGDTVKLASVDQFRDSMDNSKTVWEEVSGGQDIMRIGNTEMPSRAYVGRFNFKGVDQGKRVGELSGGERGRLHLAKLLQVGGNVLLLDEPTNDLDIETLRALENALLEFPGCAMVISHDRWFLDRIATHILDYQDEGNVEFFEGNFTEYEEYKKRTLGAEALEPHRIKYKKIAK; this is translated from the coding sequence GTGGCTCAATACGTCTATACCATGCATCGCGTCGGCAAAGTGGTTCCGCCGAAGCGTCACATTCTGAAAAACATCTCCCTGAGCTTCTTCCCCGGCGCCAAAATCGGCGTGCTGGGCCTGAACGGCGCCGGTAAATCCACCCTGCTGCGCATCATGGCCGGCATCGATACCGATATCGAAGGGGAAGCGCGCCCGCAGCCCGGACTTAAAATCGGTTATCTGCCGCAGGAGCCGCAGCTCAACCTGGAACATACCGTGCGCGAGTCGGTAGAAGAAGCGCTGGCGGAAGTGGTCGGCGCGCTGAAACGCCTGGATGAAGTGTACGCGCTGTACGCGGAAGAAGGCGCCGACTTCGACAAGCTGGCCGCCGAGCAGGGCCGCCTGGAAGAGATCATCCAGGCCCACGACGGCCACAACCTGAACGCCCAGCTGGAGCGCGCCGCCGATGCGCTGCGCCTGCCGGAGTGGGACGCCAGGATAGCCAACCTGTCCGGCGGTGAGCGCCGCCGCGTGGCGCTGTGCCGCCTGCTGCTGGAAAAACCGGACATGCTGCTGCTGGACGAACCGACCAACCACCTGGACGCCGAGTCCGTGGCCTGGCTGGAACGCTTCCTGCACGACTTCGAAGGCACCGTGGTGGCGATCACCCACGACCGTTACTTCCTCGACAACGTCGCCGGCTGGATCCTCGAACTGGACCGCGGCGAAGGCATCCCGTGGGAAGGCAACTACTCTTCCTGGCTGGAGCAGAAAGACGCGCGTCTGGCGCAGGAAGCCTCCGCCGAAGCCGCTCGCCGCAAGTCGATCGAGAAAGAGCTGGAGTGGGTGCGTCAGGGCGCCAAAGGCCGTCAGTCCAAGGGCAAGGCCCGTCTGGCGCGCTTTGAAGAGCTCAACAGCACCGAATACCAGAAGCGTAACGAGACCAACGAACTCTTTATTCCGCCTGGCGCGCGCCTGGGCGATAAAGTGGTCGAAGTCAGCAACCTGCGCAAGTCTTACGGCGACCGCGTGCTGATTGACGACCTCTCCTTCTCGGTGCCGAAAGGCGCCATCGTCGGCATCATCGGCCCGAACGGCGCGGGTAAATCCACGCTGTTCCGCATGATGTCCGGTCAGGAACAGCCTGATTCCGGCAGCATCGTGCTGGGCGACACCGTCAAGCTGGCCTCGGTCGATCAGTTCCGCGACAGCATGGATAATTCGAAAACCGTGTGGGAAGAAGTGTCCGGCGGTCAGGACATCATGCGCATCGGCAACACCGAAATGCCAAGCCGCGCCTACGTCGGCCGCTTCAACTTCAAGGGCGTCGATCAGGGCAAACGCGTGGGCGAGCTGTCCGGCGGTGAACGTGGCCGTCTGCACCTGGCCAAGCTGCTGCAGGTTGGCGGCAACGTGCTGCTGCTCGACGAACCGACCAACGACCTGGATATCGAAACCCTGCGCGCGCTGGAAAACGCCCTGCTGGAATTCCCCGGCTGCGCCATGGTGATCTCGCACGACCGTTGGTTCCTCGACCGCATCGCCACCCACATTCTGGATTACCAGGATGAAGGCAACGTAGAGTTCTTCGAAGGCAACTTCACCGAATACGAAGAGTACAAGAAGCGCACTCTGGGCGCGGAGGCGCTCGAACCGCACCGCATCAAGTACAAGAAGATCGCCAAGTAA
- a CDS encoding YtjB family periplasmic protein — translation MARAKLKFRLHRTAIILICLALLVLLMQGASYFSLSHQMARSEQVEELAQTLTQQVAYSLAPLLDDDSDVDNQRVDAILKRLTDHSRILDASVYQLDGTLVSHAGEQISIRDRLSLDGKRAGSYFNHQLVESIQGKDGPIGFIRITLDTHVLATESKQVDNTTNLLRLMILLALAIGIILARTLLQHRRSRWQQSPYLLTANTPLEEGNTVEDDDDEPPKEEVKKT, via the coding sequence ATGGCTCGCGCTAAACTGAAATTTCGCCTGCACCGCACCGCTATTATCCTGATTTGCCTGGCTTTGCTGGTGCTGCTGATGCAGGGCGCCTCCTATTTTAGCCTGAGTCATCAAATGGCGCGATCCGAGCAGGTGGAGGAGCTGGCGCAAACGCTGACCCAACAGGTCGCCTACAGCCTGGCGCCGCTGCTGGACGACGACAGCGACGTCGACAACCAGCGCGTCGACGCCATCCTGAAACGGCTCACCGATCACAGCCGCATTTTGGACGCCAGCGTCTATCAGCTGGACGGCACCCTGGTTTCCCACGCCGGTGAACAGATAAGTATACGCGATCGCCTGTCGCTCGACGGCAAACGCGCCGGCAGCTATTTCAATCATCAGCTGGTTGAGTCGATCCAGGGCAAAGACGGCCCGATCGGCTTTATCCGCATCACCCTGGACACCCACGTGCTGGCGACCGAGTCCAAGCAGGTGGACAACACCACCAACCTGCTGCGCCTGATGATCCTGCTGGCGCTGGCGATCGGCATTATTCTGGCGCGCACCCTGCTGCAGCATCGCCGCAGCCGCTGGCAGCAGTCGCCCTACCTGCTGACCGCCAATACGCCGCTGGAAGAAGGCAACACGGTGGAAGACGACGATGATGAACCGCCGAAGGAAGAGGTGAAAAAAACCTGA
- a CDS encoding LysR family transcriptional regulator, whose protein sequence is MRFKQLQDMALFALVAECGSFTAAARRAGLPKSSVSQRVSQLEQALGLRLLNRTTRQLNLTFAGERYLEHCQEMMSAAERADLALQRLRDNPSGRLRISTPAGLGATLLARLAADFQRQYPDVSLEVSVSDAMVDLVQEGFDAALRTGKPQDSSLIGRRLGHAPRYLLAAPAYLAQHPPILHPQQLQQHRCIAHRAWTAWSLRRGDEFYRWQLPMGHTTDNLLYARECAISGAGITLLPAFLSREVVAQKQLAEVLPEWRAEGNELYLVYPSRKLNSPALACFIDVVLQHPVFDDYARELARE, encoded by the coding sequence ATGAGGTTTAAGCAGCTGCAGGATATGGCGCTGTTCGCGCTGGTGGCCGAGTGCGGCAGCTTCACCGCCGCCGCCCGGCGCGCCGGGTTGCCGAAGTCCAGCGTCAGCCAGCGCGTCAGCCAGCTGGAGCAGGCGCTGGGCCTGAGATTGCTCAACCGCACCACCCGCCAGCTGAATCTGACCTTCGCCGGCGAGCGCTATCTGGAGCACTGTCAGGAGATGATGTCCGCCGCCGAGCGGGCCGATCTGGCCCTGCAGCGGCTGCGCGACAACCCGAGCGGCCGGCTGCGCATTTCGACCCCCGCCGGGCTGGGGGCAACGCTGCTGGCGCGGCTGGCGGCGGATTTTCAGCGCCAGTATCCGGACGTCTCGCTGGAGGTGTCGGTGTCCGACGCCATGGTGGATCTGGTGCAGGAGGGGTTCGACGCCGCGTTGCGCACCGGCAAGCCGCAGGATTCTTCGTTGATCGGCCGTCGGTTGGGCCATGCGCCGCGCTACCTGCTGGCGGCGCCGGCCTACCTGGCGCAGCACCCGCCGATCCTGCATCCGCAGCAGCTGCAACAGCATCGCTGCATCGCCCACCGCGCCTGGACGGCCTGGAGCCTGCGCCGCGGTGATGAATTCTACCGCTGGCAGCTGCCGATGGGGCACACCACCGACAACCTGCTGTATGCGCGCGAGTGCGCCATTTCCGGCGCCGGCATTACGCTGCTGCCGGCGTTTCTCAGCCGCGAGGTGGTGGCGCAAAAGCAGCTGGCGGAGGTGTTGCCGGAGTGGCGGGCGGAGGGCAATGAGCTGTACCTGGTGTACCCGAGCCGCAAGCTGAACTCGCCGGCGCTGGCCTGTTTTATCGACGTGGTGCTGCAGCATCCGGTGTTCGACGACTATGCCCGGGAGCTGGCGCGGGAATAA
- the nadR gene encoding multifunctional transcriptional regulator/nicotinamide-nucleotide adenylyltransferase/ribosylnicotinamide kinase NadR, whose amino-acid sequence MRQFDYLKASIKQKGCTLQQVADASGMTKGYLSQLLNDKIKSPSAQKLEALHRFLGLEFPRREKKVGVVFGKFYPLHTGHIYLIQRACSQVDELHVMLCHDEPRDRALFENSSMSQQPTVSDRLRWLLQTFKYQKNIHIHSFDEQGIEPYPHGWNVWSDGMKAFMEQKGIVPSFIYSSEAQDAPRYREHLGIETILIDPERSFMNISGGQIRQDPFRYWDYIPTEVKPFFVRTVAILGGESSGKSTLVNKLANIFNTTSAWEYGRDYVFSHLGGDEMALQYSDYDKIALGQAQYVDFAVKYANKVAFIDTDFVTTQAFCKKYEGREHPFVQALIDEYRFDLVILLENNTPWVADGLRSLGAPTDRKAFQHLLEEMLRANNIEYAHVESSDYEERFLRCVELVKQLLAADASRLVGALPL is encoded by the coding sequence ATGCGGCAATTTGATTACCTGAAGGCGTCGATTAAGCAGAAGGGCTGTACTCTGCAGCAGGTGGCGGATGCCAGCGGCATGACCAAGGGCTATCTCAGCCAGCTGTTGAACGACAAAATCAAAAGCCCGAGCGCCCAGAAGCTGGAAGCGCTGCACCGTTTTCTCGGGCTGGAATTCCCGCGTCGCGAGAAAAAAGTCGGGGTAGTGTTTGGTAAATTTTACCCGCTGCACACCGGCCACATTTACCTGATCCAGCGCGCCTGCAGCCAGGTGGACGAACTGCACGTGATGCTGTGCCACGACGAGCCGCGCGATCGCGCGCTGTTTGAAAACAGCTCCATGTCGCAGCAGCCGACGGTCAGCGATCGTCTGCGCTGGCTGCTGCAAACCTTCAAGTACCAGAAAAACATCCATATCCATTCGTTCGACGAACAGGGGATCGAACCCTATCCGCACGGTTGGAACGTATGGAGCGACGGCATGAAGGCCTTTATGGAGCAGAAGGGCATAGTGCCGAGCTTTATCTACTCCAGCGAAGCGCAGGACGCCCCGCGTTATCGCGAACATCTGGGTATCGAAACCATACTCATCGATCCCGAGCGCTCGTTCATGAACATCAGCGGCGGCCAGATCCGCCAGGATCCGTTCCGCTACTGGGATTACATCCCCACCGAGGTCAAGCCGTTCTTTGTGCGCACCGTAGCGATCCTCGGCGGTGAATCGAGCGGCAAATCGACCCTGGTCAACAAGCTGGCGAACATATTCAACACCACCAGCGCCTGGGAATACGGCCGCGACTATGTGTTTTCGCACCTTGGCGGCGATGAGATGGCGTTGCAGTATTCCGACTACGACAAGATAGCGCTCGGTCAGGCGCAGTACGTCGACTTTGCGGTGAAGTACGCCAACAAGGTGGCGTTTATCGATACCGATTTCGTCACCACTCAGGCGTTCTGTAAAAAGTATGAGGGGCGTGAGCATCCGTTCGTGCAGGCGCTGATCGACGAATACCGTTTCGATCTGGTGATCCTGCTGGAAAACAACACCCCCTGGGTGGCGGACGGCCTGCGCAGCCTCGGCGCGCCGACCGATCGCAAAGCGTTCCAGCACCTGCTGGAAGAGATGCTGCGCGCCAACAACATCGAGTATGCGCACGTCGAGTCCAGCGATTACGAAGAGCGTTTCCTGCGCTGCGTTGAGCTGGTGAAGCAGCTGCTGGCGGCGGACGCCAGCCGGCTGGTCGGCGCGCTGCCGCTCTGA
- the radA gene encoding DNA repair protein RadA — translation MAKAAKRAFVCNECGADYPRWQGQCSACHAWNSITEVRLAASPAAARNERLSGYAGDAGISKVQKLSDISLEALPRFTTGFLEFDRVLGGGVVPGSAILIGGNPGAGKSTLLLQVLCKLSEQMKTLYVTGEESLQQVAMRAHRLGLPTGGLNMLSETSIEQICLIAEQEQPKLMVIDSIQVMHMADIQSSPGSVAQVRETAAYLTRFAKTRGVAIVMVGHVTKDGSLAGPKVLEHCIDCSVLLDGDADSRFRTLRSHKNRFGAVNELGVFAMTEQGLREVSNPSAIFLSRGDEVTSGSSVMVVWEGTRPLLVEIQALVDHSMMSNPRRVAVGLEQNRLAILLAVLHRHGGLQMSDQDVFVNVVGGVKVSETSADLALLMSLVSSLRDRPLPNDLVVFGEVGLAGEIRPVPSGQERISEAAKHGFKRAIVPHGNMPKKPPANMQVFGVKKLADALDVLEEFY, via the coding sequence GTGGCAAAAGCGGCAAAACGGGCGTTTGTATGTAATGAGTGCGGCGCAGACTATCCGCGCTGGCAGGGCCAGTGCAGCGCTTGCCACGCCTGGAACAGCATTACGGAAGTGCGCCTGGCCGCTTCCCCCGCCGCCGCGCGCAACGAGCGCCTCAGCGGCTATGCCGGCGACGCCGGCATCAGCAAGGTGCAGAAACTGTCGGATATCAGCCTGGAAGCGCTGCCGCGCTTCACCACCGGCTTTCTCGAGTTCGACCGGGTGCTGGGCGGCGGCGTGGTGCCCGGCAGCGCCATTCTGATCGGCGGCAACCCCGGCGCCGGTAAAAGTACCCTGCTGCTGCAGGTGCTGTGCAAGCTCTCGGAACAGATGAAAACCCTGTACGTCACCGGCGAGGAGTCGCTGCAGCAGGTGGCGATGCGCGCCCACCGCCTGGGGCTGCCGACCGGCGGCCTGAACATGCTGTCGGAAACCAGCATCGAGCAGATCTGCCTGATCGCCGAGCAGGAGCAGCCGAAGCTGATGGTGATCGACTCGATCCAGGTGATGCACATGGCCGATATCCAGTCTTCGCCGGGCAGCGTGGCGCAGGTGCGCGAAACCGCCGCCTACCTGACGCGCTTCGCCAAAACGCGCGGCGTGGCGATCGTGATGGTCGGCCACGTCACCAAAGACGGCTCGCTGGCCGGGCCGAAGGTGCTGGAGCACTGCATCGACTGTTCGGTGCTGCTGGACGGCGACGCCGACTCCCGTTTCCGCACCCTGCGCAGCCACAAGAACCGCTTTGGCGCGGTCAATGAGCTGGGGGTATTCGCCATGACCGAACAGGGCCTGCGCGAGGTCAGCAACCCCTCGGCGATTTTCCTCAGCCGCGGCGACGAGGTGACCTCCGGCAGTTCGGTGATGGTGGTGTGGGAAGGCACCCGGCCGCTGCTGGTGGAGATCCAGGCGTTGGTGGATCACTCGATGATGTCCAACCCGCGCCGGGTGGCGGTCGGTCTGGAGCAGAACCGACTGGCGATCCTGCTGGCGGTGCTGCATCGCCACGGCGGCCTGCAGATGTCCGATCAGGACGTGTTCGTCAACGTGGTCGGCGGGGTGAAGGTCAGCGAGACCAGCGCCGATCTGGCGCTGCTGATGTCGCTGGTGTCCAGCCTGCGCGATCGGCCGTTGCCGAACGATCTGGTGGTGTTCGGCGAAGTGGGCCTGGCGGGGGAAATCCGCCCGGTGCCGAGCGGCCAGGAGCGCATTTCCGAAGCGGCCAAGCACGGCTTCAAGCGCGCCATCGTGCCGCACGGCAATATGCCGAAGAAGCCGCCGGCCAATATGCAGGTGTTCGGGGTGAAGAAGCTGGCGGATGCGCTGGACGTACTGGAAGAGTTCTATTAA
- the deoD gene encoding purine-nucleoside phosphorylase, with protein MATPHINAEMGDFADVVLMPGDPLRAKYIAETFLEGAVEVNNVRGMLGFTGTYKGRRISVMGHGMGIPSCSIYARELIAEFGVKKIIRVGSCGAVRDDIKLRDVVIGMGACTDSKVNRLRFKDHDYAAIADFDMVRNAVDAAAAQGIPARVGNIFSADLFYTPDPDMFQVMKKYGILGVEMEAAGIYGVAAELYEEFGCKALTICTVSDHILRHEATTAAERQTTFNEMIVIALESVLLGDKA; from the coding sequence ATGGCTACGCCGCACATTAATGCTGAAATGGGTGATTTCGCTGACGTAGTACTGATGCCGGGCGATCCGCTGCGCGCAAAATATATCGCCGAAACCTTCCTGGAAGGCGCGGTGGAAGTGAACAACGTGCGCGGCATGCTGGGTTTCACCGGCACCTACAAGGGCCGCCGCATCTCGGTAATGGGCCACGGCATGGGCATCCCGTCCTGCTCCATCTATGCGCGTGAGCTGATCGCCGAGTTCGGCGTGAAGAAGATCATCCGCGTGGGGTCCTGCGGCGCGGTGCGCGACGATATCAAACTGCGCGACGTGGTGATCGGCATGGGCGCCTGCACCGATTCCAAGGTGAACCGCCTGCGTTTCAAAGACCACGACTATGCGGCGATCGCCGACTTCGATATGGTGCGCAATGCGGTGGACGCCGCGGCGGCGCAGGGCATCCCGGCGCGCGTGGGCAACATCTTCTCCGCCGATCTGTTCTACACGCCGGATCCGGACATGTTCCAGGTGATGAAGAAGTACGGCATCCTGGGGGTGGAAATGGAAGCGGCCGGCATCTACGGCGTGGCGGCTGAGCTGTACGAAGAGTTCGGCTGTAAGGCGCTGACCATCTGCACCGTCTCCGACCACATTCTGCGCCACGAAGCGACCACCGCCGCGGAGCGCCAGACCACCTTCAACGAGATGATCGTTATCGCGCTGGAGTCGGTACTGCTGGGCGACAAAGCCTGA
- a CDS encoding zinc-binding alcohol dehydrogenase family protein produces the protein MSIKAIAVDPKNPAGFIEITPERPVPGQFDLLVEVKAVSVNPVDTKVHAGLQKSGLQQPRILGWDASGVVVEVGSSVSGFEPGDEVWYAGDITRPGSNSSHQLIDSRIAALKPRSLNWAEAAAMPLTALTAWEALFEHLHIQDATEDQTLLIIGGAGGVGSLAIPFAALRSKVNVIATASRPGSAAWCRERGADRVVDYRDLKGNLAQQGIEQVDYILCLNDTDGHWKAISELIAPLGHICTIVENAQPLDQSALKLKSAALHWELMFTRSMFTTPDIAQQGKILQQVAALLDEGKLSTTLSETLHGLTVDTLTAAHQKLLDGHMQGKLVIAY, from the coding sequence ATGTCGATTAAAGCCATAGCCGTAGACCCGAAAAACCCCGCCGGATTCATTGAAATCACGCCGGAGCGCCCGGTTCCCGGCCAGTTCGATCTGCTGGTGGAGGTGAAAGCGGTATCGGTCAACCCGGTGGATACCAAGGTGCACGCCGGCCTGCAAAAGAGCGGCCTGCAGCAGCCGCGCATCCTCGGTTGGGACGCCAGCGGCGTGGTGGTCGAGGTGGGCAGCAGCGTCAGCGGCTTCGAACCGGGCGATGAGGTCTGGTACGCCGGCGACATCACCCGCCCGGGCAGCAACAGCAGCCACCAGCTGATCGACTCGCGCATCGCCGCACTCAAGCCGCGCAGCCTGAACTGGGCCGAGGCCGCCGCGATGCCGCTGACCGCCCTCACCGCCTGGGAAGCGCTGTTCGAGCACCTGCATATCCAGGATGCGACGGAAGATCAGACCCTGCTGATCATCGGCGGCGCCGGCGGCGTCGGTTCGCTGGCCATCCCGTTCGCCGCGCTGCGCAGCAAGGTGAACGTGATCGCCACCGCCTCACGTCCGGGATCCGCCGCCTGGTGCCGCGAACGCGGCGCCGATCGGGTGGTGGACTATCGCGATCTGAAAGGCAATCTGGCGCAGCAGGGCATTGAGCAGGTGGATTACATTCTGTGCCTGAACGACACCGACGGCCACTGGAAAGCCATTTCCGAGCTGATCGCCCCTCTGGGCCACATCTGCACCATCGTCGAAAACGCGCAGCCGCTGGATCAAAGCGCGCTGAAGCTGAAAAGCGCCGCGCTGCACTGGGAATTGATGTTTACCCGCAGCATGTTCACCACGCCGGACATCGCGCAGCAGGGCAAGATCCTGCAGCAGGTGGCAGCGTTGCTGGACGAAGGGAAGCTGAGCACCACGCTGAGCGAAACCCTGCACGGGCTGACGGTCGATACGCTGACCGCCGCGCACCAGAAGCTGCTCGACGGGCATATGCAGGGCAAACTGGTGATTGCTTACTGA
- the serB gene encoding phosphoserine phosphatase — MSNSLTYCDLPAEISQWPGLPLSLSGDEVMPLDYRAGHTGWLLYGKVLDKTRITQFQRKLGAAMVIVTAWAVEDYQVVRLAGTLTPRAKQLAAENGLDVAPLGKIPHLRTPGLLVMDMDSTAIEIECIDEIAKLAGVGEQVAEVTERAMRGELDFTASLRQRVGTLKGADANILRQVRDALPLMPGLTSLVSKLQAMGWHVAIASGGFTYYAEYLRDRLKLVAVAANELEIRDGKLTGEVLGPVVDAQFKADTLVRLAEKLGIAPQQTVAIGDGANDLKMMQVAGLGIAYHAKPKVYEKAQVSIRHADLMGVLCVLTGSLKHEVR; from the coding sequence ATGTCGAACAGTCTGACCTATTGCGATCTCCCGGCGGAGATCTCTCAATGGCCGGGTCTTCCCCTTTCGTTGAGCGGCGATGAAGTGATGCCGCTGGACTACCGGGCGGGCCATACCGGGTGGCTATTGTATGGCAAGGTACTGGACAAGACGCGCATCACTCAGTTCCAGCGCAAGCTGGGCGCGGCGATGGTGATCGTCACCGCCTGGGCCGTGGAGGATTATCAGGTGGTGCGTTTGGCGGGCACGCTGACGCCGCGCGCCAAGCAGCTGGCGGCGGAAAATGGGCTGGACGTGGCGCCGCTGGGCAAGATCCCGCACCTGCGCACGCCGGGCCTGCTGGTGATGGACATGGACTCGACCGCCATCGAGATCGAATGCATCGATGAGATAGCCAAGCTGGCGGGCGTCGGCGAACAGGTGGCGGAAGTCACCGAGCGCGCGATGCGCGGCGAGCTGGACTTTACCGCCAGCCTGCGCCAGCGCGTGGGCACGCTGAAAGGCGCCGACGCCAATATCCTCAGGCAGGTGCGCGACGCGCTGCCGCTGATGCCCGGGCTGACCAGCCTGGTGAGCAAGCTGCAGGCGATGGGCTGGCATGTGGCGATCGCCTCCGGCGGCTTCACCTACTACGCCGAATACCTGCGCGACCGGCTGAAGCTGGTGGCGGTGGCGGCCAACGAGCTGGAGATCCGCGACGGCAAGCTGACCGGCGAAGTGCTGGGCCCGGTGGTGGATGCGCAGTTCAAGGCCGATACGCTGGTGCGGCTGGCGGAAAAGCTGGGCATTGCGCCGCAGCAGACCGTGGCCATCGGCGACGGCGCCAACGATTTGAAAATGATGCAGGTGGCGGGGCTGGGCATCGCCTACCACGCCAAGCCGAAAGTGTATGAAAAGGCGCAGGTGTCGATTCGTCACGCCGACCTGATGGGCGTGCTGTGCGTATTGACCGGCAGCCTGAAACACGAAGTGCGATAA
- the deoB gene encoding phosphopentomutase: MKRTFIMVLDSFGIGASEDAERFGDRGSDTLGHIAEVCARGEANVGRQGPLTLPNLSRLGLGKAAEESTGKFPQGLDRDADIIGAYAYASELSSGKDTPSGHWEIAGVPVLFDWGYFKDEHNSFPQALLDKLVERAKLPGYLGNCHSSGTVILDQLGEEHMKTGKPIFYTSADSVFQIACHEDTFGLERLYELCEIAREELTEGGYNIGRVIARPFVGDKPGNFQRTGNRHDLAVEPPAPTVLKKLVDEKGGEVVSIGKIADIYANVGITKKVKATGIDALFDATLTEMAQAGDNTIVFTNFVDFDSSYGHRRDVAGYAAALELFDRRLPELLKLVKDEDIIIFTADHGCDPTWPGTDHTREHIPVLVYGPKVKPGSLGHRDTFADIGQTVAGYFGVSPMDYGKSML; encoded by the coding sequence ATGAAACGTACATTTATTATGGTCTTGGACTCATTCGGCATCGGCGCCAGCGAAGACGCCGAGCGTTTTGGCGATCGGGGTTCCGACACCCTGGGCCACATTGCCGAGGTTTGCGCGCGCGGCGAAGCCAACGTTGGCCGTCAGGGCCCGTTGACGCTGCCTAACCTGAGCCGCCTGGGCCTGGGCAAGGCGGCGGAGGAGTCTACCGGCAAATTCCCGCAGGGGCTGGACCGCGACGCGGATATTATCGGCGCTTACGCCTACGCCAGCGAGCTCTCTTCCGGCAAGGACACCCCGTCGGGCCACTGGGAAATCGCCGGCGTGCCGGTGCTGTTCGACTGGGGCTACTTCAAGGACGAGCACAACAGCTTCCCGCAGGCGCTGCTGGACAAGCTGGTCGAGCGCGCCAAGCTGCCGGGCTACCTGGGCAACTGCCACTCTTCCGGCACGGTGATCCTCGATCAGCTGGGCGAAGAGCACATGAAAACCGGCAAGCCGATTTTCTACACCTCCGCCGACTCGGTATTCCAGATCGCCTGCCATGAGGACACCTTTGGCCTGGAGCGTCTGTACGAACTCTGCGAAATCGCCCGTGAAGAGCTGACCGAAGGCGGCTACAACATCGGCCGCGTCATCGCGCGTCCGTTCGTCGGCGACAAGCCGGGCAACTTCCAGCGCACCGGCAACCGCCACGATCTGGCGGTAGAGCCGCCGGCGCCAACCGTGCTGAAAAAGCTGGTGGACGAGAAGGGCGGCGAAGTGGTGTCGATCGGTAAAATCGCCGACATCTACGCCAACGTCGGCATCACCAAGAAAGTGAAGGCCACCGGCATCGACGCGCTGTTCGACGCCACCCTGACTGAAATGGCGCAGGCCGGCGACAACACCATCGTGTTCACCAACTTCGTCGACTTCGACTCCTCCTACGGCCACCGCCGCGACGTGGCGGGCTATGCCGCCGCGCTGGAGCTGTTCGACCGCCGCCTGCCGGAGCTGCTGAAGCTGGTGAAAGACGAAGACATCATCATCTTCACCGCCGACCACGGCTGCGACCCGACCTGGCCTGGCACCGATCACACCCGCGAACACATCCCGGTGCTGGTCTACGGCCCGAAAGTGAAACCGGGCTCGCTGGGCCACCGTGACACCTTCGCCGACATCGGCCAGACCGTGGCCGGCTATTTCGGCGTGTCGCCGATGGACTACGGCAAGTCAATGCTGTAA
- a CDS encoding OmpA family protein — MIQQTLKRRFSLLTMMFIALLALAGCQGKPQGLTAEQIALLQSQGFKLTDNGWEFGMSDKVLFGNNIGKLNPESTEAVQKMGRALLSVGITQFRLDGHTDNYGEDSYNDQLSLRRADAVADLLASVGIPRSNIETRGMGKRDPVADNRTSSGRAENRRVAIVVTP; from the coding sequence ATGATACAGCAAACACTAAAACGCCGTTTTTCACTGTTGACGATGATGTTCATCGCCCTGCTGGCGCTGGCCGGCTGCCAGGGAAAACCGCAGGGCCTGACGGCCGAGCAGATTGCGCTGCTGCAGTCTCAAGGCTTCAAGCTGACGGATAACGGCTGGGAATTCGGCATGTCGGACAAGGTGCTGTTCGGCAACAATATCGGCAAGCTGAACCCGGAGAGCACCGAGGCGGTGCAAAAGATGGGCCGCGCGCTGCTGAGCGTCGGCATCACCCAGTTCCGCCTGGACGGCCATACCGACAATTACGGTGAAGACAGCTATAACGACCAGCTTTCCCTGCGCCGCGCCGATGCGGTGGCCGATCTGCTGGCCAGCGTCGGCATCCCGCGCTCCAACATTGAAACCCGCGGCATGGGCAAACGCGATCCGGTCGCCGACAACCGCACCTCCAGCGGCCGCGCGGAAAACCGCCGCGTCGCGATCGTCGTCACGCCATAA